From a single Prochlorococcus sp. MIT 0603 genomic region:
- the gyrA gene encoding DNA gyrase subunit A, translated as MADPTEPNLGVPGEFEDRIIQTDLRNEMSRSYLEYAMSVIVGRALPDARDGLKPVHRRILYAMYELGLTSDRPYRKCARVVGEVLGKYHPHGDTAVYDALVRMAQDFSMQMPLVDGHGNFGSIDNDPPAAMRYTESRLRSLTQDSLLEDIESETVEFIDNFDGSQQEPTVLPARIPQLLLNGSSGIAVGMATNIPPHNLGELIDGLMTLISKPDLNDQELMKIIPGPDFPTGGQILGRSGIRDTYLTGRGSVTMRGVAEIETLESPGRPDKDAIVITQLPYQTNKAALIERIAFMVNDKKLEGISDIRDESDRDGMRVVVELRRDSYPQVVLNNLFKLTPLQSNFSANMLALVDGEPVTLSLLKMLKVFLDFRVEIIEKRTRYLLRKAEERNHLLLGLLLALDQLDEIISLIRSAPDASIAKKQLQDIHGLTDIQADAILQMQLRRLTALESDKIRLEHEDLLRKITDFKDILSNKTRVLDIVKVELSSIKEKYLQERRTEILDLGSGLEDIDLIANERSVVLLTETGYLKRMPVNEFESTSRGTRGKSGTRSQGEEEVKRFISCNDHDNLLLFSAKGVAYSVPAYRVPQCSRAAKGTPVVQLLPIPREEAITSLISVSSFDEDNHLLMLTTGGFIKRTPVSAFSKIRANGLISINLEEGDSLRWVKLASSGDSVLIGSRTGMTIHFRLNDSELRPLGRTARGVRSMNLRKADSLVSMDVLSKELADRIANTNVDEEIDSSGEYEGPWVLVASANGLGKRVPVTQFRLQKRAGMGLRAIKFRSERDKLVGLKVLDKGEELLLVSEKGVIVRTSADKVSQQSRAATGVRLQRLDTGDHLAEVVLVPPLLEEVIESESSGSTNDVEVENITKD; from the coding sequence ATGGCTGATCCTACGGAACCCAATTTAGGTGTTCCAGGCGAGTTTGAAGATCGGATCATCCAGACAGACCTGAGAAATGAGATGTCGCGTTCCTATTTGGAATATGCGATGAGTGTAATTGTTGGAAGGGCTTTGCCTGATGCAAGGGACGGTTTGAAACCTGTTCATCGTCGAATTCTTTATGCAATGTATGAATTAGGACTTACAAGTGACAGGCCTTATAGAAAATGTGCACGTGTCGTGGGAGAAGTCTTAGGTAAATATCATCCCCATGGAGATACTGCAGTCTATGACGCCTTGGTTCGTATGGCGCAAGATTTTTCTATGCAAATGCCCTTAGTAGATGGTCATGGGAATTTTGGTTCAATTGATAATGATCCTCCTGCCGCAATGAGATATACAGAATCTCGCTTAAGATCTTTAACTCAAGATAGTTTGCTTGAAGATATTGAGTCTGAGACGGTTGAATTCATTGATAATTTTGATGGTTCACAGCAAGAACCAACTGTTTTGCCTGCACGTATTCCTCAGCTATTGCTTAATGGCTCATCAGGAATCGCCGTAGGAATGGCCACAAATATACCGCCTCACAACCTTGGTGAGTTGATTGATGGTTTGATGACTTTGATTTCTAAGCCAGATTTAAACGATCAAGAGCTTATGAAAATTATTCCAGGACCAGATTTCCCAACAGGTGGACAGATCTTGGGAAGAAGTGGAATAAGGGATACATATTTAACAGGTAGAGGATCTGTGACCATGAGAGGGGTCGCTGAAATAGAGACTTTGGAAAGTCCTGGCAGGCCAGATAAGGATGCGATTGTAATAACTCAATTGCCTTATCAGACAAATAAAGCTGCTTTAATAGAAAGGATTGCCTTTATGGTTAATGATAAAAAGCTTGAAGGTATTTCAGATATAAGAGACGAAAGTGATCGTGATGGGATGAGGGTAGTTGTTGAACTGAGAAGGGATTCTTATCCTCAGGTTGTTTTAAATAATCTTTTTAAGCTAACACCTTTGCAGTCAAATTTTAGTGCAAATATGCTTGCGCTAGTTGATGGTGAACCTGTAACCTTGTCATTGTTAAAAATGCTTAAAGTCTTTTTAGACTTTAGGGTTGAAATAATAGAGAAAAGAACACGTTACTTGTTAAGGAAAGCAGAGGAAAGAAACCATCTTTTGTTAGGACTACTTCTTGCCTTAGATCAACTTGATGAGATAATCTCTTTAATCAGATCAGCTCCTGATGCATCTATTGCAAAGAAGCAACTTCAAGATATTCATGGATTAACTGATATACAGGCTGATGCTATTTTGCAGATGCAATTAAGAAGATTAACTGCTTTAGAGTCAGATAAGATAAGACTAGAGCATGAGGATTTACTTCGTAAAATCACCGACTTTAAAGATATTTTGTCTAATAAAACTAGAGTCTTGGATATTGTTAAAGTTGAATTATCTTCAATAAAAGAAAAATATTTACAGGAGCGTAGGACTGAAATACTTGATTTGGGTAGCGGACTTGAAGATATAGATTTAATAGCAAATGAAAGGTCTGTTGTATTGCTTACAGAAACTGGTTATTTAAAAAGGATGCCTGTTAATGAATTTGAATCTACTAGTAGGGGAACTAGAGGTAAATCTGGAACAAGAAGTCAAGGAGAAGAAGAAGTTAAACGTTTTATTAGTTGTAATGATCATGATAATTTGCTTCTCTTTAGTGCTAAGGGAGTTGCTTATTCTGTTCCTGCTTATCGTGTCCCTCAGTGTAGTAGAGCTGCAAAAGGTACTCCAGTAGTTCAACTTTTGCCAATCCCCCGTGAAGAAGCAATTACATCATTGATTTCTGTATCTTCATTTGATGAGGATAATCATTTGCTTATGCTCACCACTGGGGGCTTTATAAAAAGAACGCCAGTTTCAGCTTTTAGTAAAATCAGAGCCAATGGACTTATTTCTATAAATCTTGAAGAAGGAGACTCATTAAGATGGGTCAAATTAGCTTCAAGTGGAGATAGCGTTTTGATTGGATCGAGGACTGGAATGACTATTCATTTTCGTTTAAATGATAGTGAATTGAGGCCTTTGGGTAGAACAGCAAGGGGAGTTAGATCTATGAACCTTAGAAAAGCAGATTCATTGGTAAGTATGGATGTTTTATCTAAGGAGCTTGCCGATCGTATTGCTAATACCAATGTGGATGAAGAAATAGATTCATCGGGTGAATATGAAGGGCCTTGGGTCTTAGTTGCATCAGCTAATGGTTTGGGTAAAAGAGTTCCTGTGACGCAATTTCGATTACAAAAAAGAGCTGGTATGGGACTAAGAGCAATAAAATTTAGAAGTGAGCGAGATAAATTAGTAGGTTTAAAAGTATTAGACAAAGGGGAAGAATTGCTGTTGGTTAGCGAAAAAGGTGTGATTGTTCGTACTAGTGCTGATAAGGTTTCTCAGCAATCCAGGGCTGCCACTGGAGTGAGGCTTCAACGTCTTGATACAGGAGATCATTTAGCGGAAGTCGTTTTGGTACCTCCTTTGTTAGAAGAAGTGATTGAAAGCGAATCTTCAGGG